A region from the Simiduia sp. 21SJ11W-1 genome encodes:
- a CDS encoding sensor histidine kinase gives MTDSSRSHSTASAGVNAVPVGAPPAAGLRAVWQPLRGPLVRWPQLADVLIALLAGLLTAALWSVGDGETLSLNGFAGLAAAQLAFLSSLALLWRRSHPWQVHAVVMAASVLVYFATPVKGLVAMAFSLYSLGRYEAQKNASLLGVAASVMFVLLDRALLNPLTAGGTMTVVMVVGVWYLGRRLRFRAEYLRLLEERARHLEREQHAEAERAVAAERSRIAREMHDVVAHQLSLMTVQAGAARTVARTDPEAATEAMAAVEQAGRRALAEMRQLLNVLRPERQRLALAPQPGVRDLPALIAQVNAVGPAVTLHTRGDLAVLPARLDLTVYRLVQEALTNVIKHAGPGVQVAVDITGDATAVGVTVRDSGRGPLPAANPGHGLAGMRERVSLLGGDFSAGAARQGGFEVCARLPRLHGDQDA, from the coding sequence ATGACGGACTCTTCCCGCTCCCATTCCACGGCCAGTGCCGGCGTTAATGCCGTACCGGTCGGTGCGCCGCCCGCAGCCGGTTTGCGCGCTGTGTGGCAGCCCTTGCGCGGGCCGCTTGTGCGCTGGCCGCAGCTCGCCGATGTGCTCATTGCTCTGTTGGCCGGGCTTTTGACCGCAGCGCTCTGGTCTGTCGGTGACGGTGAAACCTTGTCGCTCAATGGCTTTGCAGGGTTGGCGGCGGCGCAATTGGCGTTTCTGTCGAGCCTCGCACTCTTGTGGCGTCGCAGTCACCCGTGGCAGGTGCATGCGGTGGTGATGGCGGCGTCGGTGCTGGTGTATTTCGCCACGCCGGTAAAGGGCCTGGTGGCCATGGCGTTTTCGCTCTACAGCCTCGGTCGCTATGAAGCGCAGAAAAATGCCAGCCTGTTGGGCGTGGCGGCGTCGGTGATGTTCGTATTGCTCGATCGCGCGCTGCTCAACCCGCTGACCGCAGGCGGCACCATGACCGTGGTGATGGTGGTGGGCGTTTGGTATCTGGGGCGACGCCTGCGCTTTCGCGCCGAGTACCTGCGTTTGTTGGAAGAGCGGGCGCGCCACCTGGAGCGCGAACAACACGCCGAGGCGGAGCGCGCGGTGGCGGCAGAGCGCTCGCGCATTGCGCGCGAAATGCACGACGTGGTGGCGCACCAACTCAGCCTCATGACCGTGCAGGCCGGCGCTGCCAGAACCGTTGCGCGCACAGATCCCGAGGCGGCCACCGAGGCCATGGCGGCGGTGGAGCAGGCCGGCCGCCGGGCCCTGGCGGAGATGCGCCAGCTGTTAAATGTATTGCGGCCCGAGCGGCAGCGGCTTGCGCTCGCACCCCAGCCGGGCGTGCGGGATTTGCCGGCGCTGATCGCCCAGGTTAATGCGGTGGGACCTGCGGTGACGCTGCACACCCGTGGCGATCTTGCGGTTTTGCCGGCGCGGCTCGATCTGACGGTTTATCGGCTGGTGCAGGAGGCGCTCACCAACGTGATCAAGCACGCCGGCCCGGGTGTGCAGGTCGCGGTAGACATTACCGGGGACGCAACGGCCGTCGGCGTGACGGTGCGCGACAGCGGCCGGGGCCCGCTGCCGGCCGCCAACCCCGGTCACGGCCTCGCGGGTATGCGCGAGCGGGTTTCATTGTTGGGCGGCGATTTTTCTGCCGGCGCCGCGCGCCAGGGTGGTTTCGAAGTCTGCGCCCGCCTGCCCCGGCTACACGGAGATCAGGATGCTTAG